CGACCCGGCTGGGACCGGCGGTCGACGCCCTGCTGCGCGAGGACCCCGAGGCCCAGATGGACCCCCTCCTGCCCGGCGCCGGGGGCACGGTCGACGACCTGCTCGACGACGTGCTCGGCGCCCTCGGCTCGGGAGGCGGGCGGTGAGGCCCCCGGCCCGCGCCCTGCGGCCCGCGGTCGTGGTGCTGGTGGCCGTCCTCGCCGTGGTGACCGGGTGCGCCCGGGGCGACGACCCCCGGATCCAGGTCACCGCCACCTTCCCCGACGTGGCCGACCTGGTCGAGGGCGCGCCGGTGCAGATGTCGGACGTCCGGGTGGGCTCGGTCACCTCCATCCGGCTGGCCGACGACGGCCGCCGGGCCCAGGTCCGCCTGGCCGTCGACCAGGACGCCGCCGTGCCCGCCGACGTGGTGGCCCGGCTGCGGCGCACCAGCGCGCTGGGGGAGAAGCTCGTCGAGCTGCGTCCGCAGGGCGACGACCCCGAGGCCCCCCGCCTGGCCGACGGCGCGGTCATCGCCCGGGCGGTGGTCGTCCCCGACGTCGAGGACCTGGTCGCGTCGGGCACCGAGCTGTTCACCTCCATCAGCGCCTCCCAGCTGGCGGTCATCATCGAGGAGAGCGCGGCGTCGGTCGAGGGCAGGGGAGAGGACCTGACCCTGCTGCTGGAGCGCCTGGAGACCGTCACCGGCGGCTACGCCGACCGGACCGCCACCCTCACCGGCCTCATCGACGACATCGACCGGCTGGCCTCCGACCTGGCCCCGTCGGCCGAGGCCAACGGCGAGGCCCTCTCCGACCTGGCCGAGACCACCCGGATCCTCGACGAGACCTCCGAGGAGTTCCTCACCACCATCCGCTCCCTCACGCGGGTCGCCGAGGAGGGCGAGGACCTGCTGGCGACGCGCTACGACGAGATCTCCCTCGCCCTGGAGGGCCTCCGCTCGGCCACTGGGGCGGTCGCCTCCGAGCAGGCCGCCCTCGGCCGGGTCCTGCAGTTCCTGCCCGGCCACAACGCGCTGGGGCGGGCCGTGGACGACGACTTCGCCCAGATCATCGGCGACGTCGTGCTGTGCGGGATCCCCGGCGGCGGCGAGGTCGACGGCGACCGGCTGAACGACTGCGAGTGACCGTGGCCCCCACCTGCCCCCGACCCGAGGACCTCCGCCCGTGACCCGCCGCCTGGTCGTGAACCTGGTCGCCTTCGGCGCGGTCGCCACCCTGGTCATCGGCTACGGCGTGGTGAACCTGTTCGGCGACCCGTTCCGCCAGCCGGTCGTGCTCACCACCCGGATGCCGGAGACCGCCGGTCTCCGCGAGGGCTTCAGCGTCACCCTCGACGGCGTGGTGGTCGGCACCGTCGACTCGGTCGAGCTGGCCGACCAGGGCGTCGACATCGCCATGGACATCGACGACGGCGTCGAGGTCCCCGGCGACGTGGAGGCCCGCATCGTCCGGGCCAGCGCCATCGGCGAGCAGCGCATCGACCTGTCGCCCACCGGCGACGGCTCGGCGCCGCCCCTGGGCGACGGCAGCCTGGTGCCGGCGGCCGAGGACGCCGTGCCCCCCAACGTCGAGGAGGTCATCACCGAGGTGCAGGAGCTGCTCGAGGCCCTGCCCACCGACGACCTCAACACGGTGATCAGCGAGAGCGCAGCCGCCCTCCAGGGCCGAGCCGACGACGTCCGCTCCCTGGTCCGCTCGACCGAGATCATCACCGCCGAGCTGCTCCGGCGCGACGACGACCTGCGCGCCCTGCTCGACACCGCTCCGGAGGTCGTCGACGACCTGGCCGACTCCGGGGCCGACATCCGCCGGGCGGTGGCGAACACCCGGGCGGTGGCCGGCATCCTCGCCGCCCGGCGCACCGACATCGTCGACCTGCTCCGCGACGGCGGCGACCTGGCCGAGGAGGCCACCCCGCTGCTGCGGGCCACCCGGGCCGACCTCGACTGCCTGGTGGGCTCCCTGGCCGACGTGGCCTCGGGCCTCCAGGGCCAGCCCCTCGCCGACCTCGACGCCGCCCTCGTGCGCAACCAGGACTTCTTCGGGGCCATCGAGGAGGTGGCGGTCGAGGGGCCCACCAAGGACCTCGGCTACGGCGGAGGGGCGCGCGACGACCAGACGTGGCTCCGGCTCCAGCTCCTCGTCCCGCCCCCGGGGCCGCCGGCCCTGCCCTACGACCCCAAGAAGGGCACGCCGACGACCCGGCTGGGCCCGGCGTGCGACTCCGCCTTCCCGGGCGGGGCCGACGCCCCCCGCCAGGACGACCCCGCGCCGCTCGAGGCGGGAGGACGGGTCGTCGACGCCGACGGGCGGGCGGTGCCGGTGGACGGCGAGGCGGCCGCGGTGCCGACCGGCCCGGCGGGGCAGGAGCGGGCGCGCTCCACGGCGAACCCTCCCCTCATCCCCATCGTCGCCCTCGGCGTCGGCGGCCTGCTGCTGCTGTGGCTGGTCGGACCGGTCGCCCGCCGTCCCCGGAGGACCCGTCCGTGAGCCCCACCCGCACCCGCCCGGCGACCGACGACCGACCGGCGCCGCCGGGGTCCCGCCGGGCCCGCCAGGCCCGCGAGGAGCGCAGCGCCACGGGCGGCGCCGATCCCACGGACGCGGTCGAGGCCGACGACGGCCCCGACCGTCGCCCGGGAGAGGGGAGCGGGGGCGGCCCGGCCCCCCGCAACCGGCGGGCCGGGCGACCGGTGCCCCGGGCCGCGACCG
Above is a window of Iamia majanohamensis DNA encoding:
- a CDS encoding MlaD family protein; translated protein: MRPPARALRPAVVVLVAVLAVVTGCARGDDPRIQVTATFPDVADLVEGAPVQMSDVRVGSVTSIRLADDGRRAQVRLAVDQDAAVPADVVARLRRTSALGEKLVELRPQGDDPEAPRLADGAVIARAVVVPDVEDLVASGTELFTSISASQLAVIIEESAASVEGRGEDLTLLLERLETVTGGYADRTATLTGLIDDIDRLASDLAPSAEANGEALSDLAETTRILDETSEEFLTTIRSLTRVAEEGEDLLATRYDEISLALEGLRSATGAVASEQAALGRVLQFLPGHNALGRAVDDDFAQIIGDVVLCGIPGGGEVDGDRLNDCE
- a CDS encoding MCE family protein encodes the protein MTRRLVVNLVAFGAVATLVIGYGVVNLFGDPFRQPVVLTTRMPETAGLREGFSVTLDGVVVGTVDSVELADQGVDIAMDIDDGVEVPGDVEARIVRASAIGEQRIDLSPTGDGSAPPLGDGSLVPAAEDAVPPNVEEVITEVQELLEALPTDDLNTVISESAAALQGRADDVRSLVRSTEIITAELLRRDDDLRALLDTAPEVVDDLADSGADIRRAVANTRAVAGILAARRTDIVDLLRDGGDLAEEATPLLRATRADLDCLVGSLADVASGLQGQPLADLDAALVRNQDFFGAIEEVAVEGPTKDLGYGGGARDDQTWLRLQLLVPPPGPPALPYDPKKGTPTTRLGPACDSAFPGGADAPRQDDPAPLEAGGRVVDADGRAVPVDGEAAAVPTGPAGQERARSTANPPLIPIVALGVGGLLLLWLVGPVARRPRRTRP